From the Candidatus Saccharibacteria bacterium genome, the window GCAAGGTGCGCACGGAAATTACCAGCGTTCGTAGCGGCATTGTCTACTGCGAGGCACACAACGACGGCATTTTACTCAAGCGCAAGGGCATAAACCTACCAGATACGGACTTCGGCGGAGACGTGATAACTGAAAAAGACAAAGCCGACCTCGCCTATGGCAGTACGCAGGACATAGACTACGTGGCTATGAGCTTCATTCAGTCTGCTCAAGACATTGAAAATATGCGCGTTATCCTAAAAAACCTTGGCTCAGATGTAAAAATCATCGCCAAACTCGAAACCAAGCTCGCCATAGATAACATAAAAGAAATTATGCAGGCGACCGATGTTGCCATGGTCGCACGAGGCGATATGGCGGTAGAAGTGAACCCGGAGGTTGTGCCGGTGGCGCAGCGCCAAATTATTAGTATGGGCTTGCAGTACGGCAAGCCAACCATCGTCGCCACCCAAATGCTTGGTAGTATGACCGAATCACCAGAACCATCACGCGCGGAAGTGTCCGACGTGGCGACCGCAGTGTATTTAGGCGCAGATTGCGTCATGCTCAGTGACGAAACGGCTATGGGCAAGTACCCGCACGAAGCGGTGAAAATAATGAAACGCATCATCAACTACTCGCAGCAGCATGGTGTGGTACGGGTGTCGTTTAAGGGTCAGTTTGAAAAAGAACCGACCCGCCAGCTAGCTATAAGCCGCGCCGTTATTGGCATGGCGACGAGTATACACGCCCAGGCGATTATTGCAGAAACGAAAACAGGAGCAACGGTGCTAACGATTGCCTCCGAGCGTCCCGACGTCCCCATCATAGCGGTGACCGACAGTGTGCGTACCGCCCAGCAGCTCGCCATTGTGTACGACGTAAAGAGTTACGTACGTCCCGTTAGTGCTCATGCCGCTCAGAAGATTACCGACTTTCTGCTAAAGGAGCGCGTTTTCGAAAAGGGCGACATAGTTATGTTGGTGAGCGGTCAGTATCCTGGGGTCGTCGGCGCAACAGATACTATCAAAATACGTCAGTTAGATTAGAATTTAGAATTTGGAATTTCGGTATTCGAATGTACAATAAAACCATAAACACTGACATGGCGAAATTTGTATCGGGTGTCAGAGGAAAAGAATGGGTGGGCAGTGAGTTTTACGAAAAAAACAATCCGCGATATTGATGTAGCAGGCAAAAAAGTGCTTGTTCGAGCTGACTACAATGTACCGCTTGATGAAAAAGGTCAAATTACCGACGATTATCGCTTGCAGCAAAGCGTCCCAACCCTGCGCTACCTCCTCGAACACGGAGCGGCGCTCATTTTGTGCTCGCACCTTGGCCGCCCAGACAGCAAACCAGACCCCAAATACAGCCTGTTCCCAGTGGCTAAATCACTTGGGAAGCTTTTAAATACAGAGGTGGAGTTCGTCCCGGATTGCGTGGGAGAACGCGCCAAAAAAGCCGCCCAAAACCTGCAAGCCGGTCAAGTGCTGTTGCTTGAAAACCTCCGTTTCCATGCCGAAGAAGAAACAAACGGCGCCGAATTTGCCAAGGAGCTCGCCAGCCTTGCCGATGTATTTGTGCAAGATGGTTTTGGGGTGGTGCATCGAGCCCATGCCAGCACCGAGGGAGTGACGCACTGCTTACCGAGTGCAGCAGGCTTATTACTAGAGAAAGAAGTAGACACCATAACTAGCTCTATGGAAAACCCTAAACGACCACTGGTAGCAGTGATAGGCGGTGCCAAGATTGCCGACAAAATTGAAATATTGCAGCGTTTTCTCGATATTGCCGATGCGGTCGTGGTGGGCGGTGCTATGGCAAACACGTTTCTGCATGCGACCGGTCTCAAGGTAGGCAAAAGCAAGATAGAACCAGATGATTTGCCGCTTGCGAAAGAAATTATGCACAGGGTGAGCGAAGTAAAAAAAGAGCGCGATTTTGTGTTTTACCTGCCGCAAGACGGCGTGGCTGCAAAAAAACTCGATGCTGCCGCGCCGACCAGAATTGTCGACTGGAGCGCCCATGTCATTGCGGATATAGAAGCCTACCCAAAGCGACCAGTTCATGAAGCGAGCCAAGTTGCAGAAGACGAAATGATTTTAGATATCGGCCCATTTAGTGGCGCGTTTATAGCAGGGTTACTACAGCTTTCTGAAACGGTGGTATGGAATGGCACTATGGGAGTGACTGAAACCAAAGGTTTGCAGGGGCCGGTTGGGCCGACAGCGCATGGCACAGAGCTGCTTACAGAGGCTATGCTCGGGCAGTTCGGCAACCGGCCGTTTAGTATTGTCGGTGGTGGTGATACGGTCGGGTTTGTCCAAGACCGTGGTTTGACGGCGAGTTTCGACCATGTTTCCACCGGCGGTGGTGCGAGCCTTGAACTTATGAGTGGCAGGAAACTACCAGGCGTAGAAGCACTGGAGAACAAAAGTGAATAAATTCCAAATTCCAAATGCCAAATTCCAAACAAATTCCAATGACCAATTAATAAATATAGCTCACACGAGGCCAGTTTGGACTTTAGCTATTAAAAATTGTTTGAGATTTGATGCTTGGAATTTGGAATTTTCAGCATACAAGCCTTACACTATAGGAAAGCACTAGCACTATGGACAAAAAACTTCTCATCGTCGGCAACTGGAAAATGCACCTCAGTGTGCACCAGTCAAGTCTGCTTGTTCATAGGCTGAGTGAACGGATTGCTTCTCACCGCGACGTAGAGGTTGTCATTGCGCCCAGCATACTTGCACTACAGCCCCTCAGCGTTGAGATTGACCGCCGGCGCTTCCGCTTGGCTGCCCAAGACGCCTACAATAAAGACGAAGGCCCATGTACCGGCGAAGTCAGTTTTGCTATGCTCGGTGACCTCGTGCACTACGCCATCGTTGGTCATTCGTGGCGGCGACTTAACTCGGGTGACACGCTGGATGTTGTGCGGGACAAAGTGCAGGCGGCTATCCGCAACGATATCTCCCCCATCATATGCATAGGCGAAACCAAGCAAGAACGCGATGCGGGTGAAGCGAAACAAGTCATTCACGACCAGCTCACCACTGCTCTCATGAACCTTACCAGCAAAGATATTGAAAAAATTGTCCTCACCTATGAGCCGGTATGGGCTATCAGTACAGCCGATGGTATTATTGCCAAGCCAGGTGATGCCCAGGAAATGATTCGTTTTATGCGCGACCAAGTTCGGGAGCTTTATGGCGAACGAGCAGCGCGAGCCATGCACGTCCTTTATGGCGGCAGTGTGAACGAGCACGACGTTCGCAGCTATCTCGAACTTCCAGAAGTAGACGGTGTCCTCGTGGGAGCCGCCAGCCTGAACTATCACCAGTTTTCCGAAATTGTGAAAGTTGCTCATCAGGTTCAAACAGAGAGGAAATAGCACATGCCTGCCGAAAAGAAACCTATCAAAGTCATGGATGGAGTTCATCTTGGCGATACGCCTCCAGCGTCATCAAGCCGGCCGGTAATTATTACCAATCGCCCTATTCTGGCGACCGATCCGATGCTGAATATAGATGGTGTCGATACGTCAGCAGAGAAGCCCTCCGGTGAGCCGGCCGTCGAGTCGAGCACAAGACCAAAGCTAACTGGTAAAAACATAGCACCTCAGGAAAGAACAGAGGAAACAGATCCACCCGCACCAACTTCCGACGAACACAACAATGTAAAGTCCCAAAATACAGCCGCCACAGATCTACCCGCAGACGGCTCAACGCCCGAAAAAGAACAAAATGAGGTGAAAACCCCCTCTGTAAATGAGGAATCCCAGGCAAAACCGAGCACGGAAGGTGAGTCAGAAATTCCTACAAACACTGAGTTTGCAGAACAAACCCAGAAAGAAGAAGCGGAGGTAGACCCCAAGTCAGCTCGTGAAATCGAGATCGAACGTCATATAGCTGCCGGCACCTATTTTGTCCCAATCGGTCAGGTCAAGCGCCGCCGCCGAAAGGCCGTCGTCTTTACCGTGTTTATTTTGCTCGCGGCAACACTTGCACTCGACCTGCTACTTGACATGGAAATTCTAAAACTAGACTCCATCCCGCACACATCGTTCTTCAAATAAAACGAGCAACTAATTAGGGTCGTTGCCTAGGAGGTCATTTGGTCGAGGTTATGGGGTATCATACCTCTGAAAAAGGGTGATTCGGGTGATCTTCGTACGAAAGCGGCTTGTGCAACAGATAGTAGCGATTCGACTTCTCCAAAGGGCAAGATGAGTGATTCGGTCTGACTCAGTGCGATTTCAGCAGGTGTTTCAGGCGCAACGTAAGCCGGGTCTTCAGCAAGCATAAAGTATCCCAAAATACTTTGATCGGGTACTACTTCGAGTAAAGGACCAATTATGCCTGGTTCGAGCTCTATCCCCGCCGAAGGATTCCAGCCCTCGGATTGGTTGATAGCGGCTCCCTTAATTTGTTTATTTGTTATGGTAATGCCAAAGGTGCTTGCAGCATCTCTCGCTACATAGGTTTTCATACTGTTATCTATGCGTCTCCCTACGCCGCCCAAGAGAAAGCGACGAGGGCCGACTGTAGTTGCGAAAGTAAGCGTGATTGTTCTTAAAGGGCGCGGCGGCAGGGTGGTGACCATATAATTTGCTATTTCATCGCGTATGGTCTCCAAGTAGGCTTGTTTATCTAGGAGGGGCTCGTGTGTAAGGTATGTGTGACGTATATTATGGCCGGTAAGGTACTCCCCGGTAACTGCCATTAGAAGGGGCTGGACGGTGCTTGAGCCAAGAGCCCCTCTTGCTAATAGCTCTGTATACCGCCCAATGCCAAAGGCTGGGTCCATAGGATGTATCAGTTCTGACATTATAAGCAGAGTATATCAGAAAAAATTCTAAGAAATACTTTTAGAATCCCGCAAAACCAATTAAATTGTATATGAAAAAGCAATTATGACTTGCATCCAACAGGGTAACTGAAGCAATTTATGTGTGCTAGTCTGGTAGAATAGATGGGTGCAAGCTAGTCTTCTCGTGGGGTTGAATCCGGAGCAGCGGCGGGCGGTGGTAACTACCGAGGGCCCGCTGCTTATTCAGGCCGGGGCCGGTAGCGGCAAAACGAAAACGCTGACGCACCGCATCGCCTACCTGATTGCAACGCACCAGGCCACGCCCTACAGCATTCTGGCGGTGACATTTACGAACAAAGCTGCCCGGGAAATGCGCGAGCGGGTCTGGCGGCTCATGACCAGCATAGGGTCTCGGGATTTCCAAGCGAGCGATATGCAAGGCGCAACCGAGCAGCGCAGTGAATCGTATCGAGAATACGGTGAACGAGCAGCGCAGGTGGCAACGAAGCAGATTGCCGCTAGGGGCATCGATGAACCGGGTTCATCCCGGAGCAGCGATGCCTCGGTGGAAGTGCCGAGGAGTTTTATGCCGTGGATGGGGACATTCCACTCCATTTGCGTGCGGCTCCTGCGCATGGACGGCGAATATATCGGCATACCCTCAAGCTACGTTATTTTTGACGAAACTGACCGGCTCAGTACCATAAAGCGTATTTGCAAAGAGCAGCATGTCGATGAAAAATCCTTTCCGCCGCGCACAATCTCCGGCTATATTAGCAGCGCCAAAAACGACATGATTGGACCAGATGAATACCGTGAGACCGTCAAAAGTCCCACTGCTGAAGTTGCCGCCAAAGTCTACCCGCTCTACCAGGCCGCCCTCCATGACGCCAAGGCGCTAGATTTCGACGACCTTATTTGGCGTGCCGTGCAACTCCTAGAGAACCACAAGGAAATCCGCGAAAGATGGCAAACTCGTTTCAGCCACATTATGATAGACGAATACCAAGATACAAATGCTGCCCAGTACCAACTGGTAAAGTATTTGGTCAATGAAAAGCGAAACCTGGCTGTCGTGGGCGACGACTGGCAATGTTTCCCCCCGGGCAGTCTGGTCCAGACACCGGACGGCATGAGGCCAATTGAATCGCTGCAGCCTGGCGAGACCATAGTTGCATCTGCTGGGCAAGGAAAAACAGCGCCAGCTGTCGTAGACACTAAACGTGAATTTTTGTTTCAGGGTGAATTGGTTGCTATTAAAACAGCCAGAGGCCATGATATTACCGTTACGCCAAATCACTTGCTATTTGCGCACTGGCAGCATATTCCAGACAGCTATTTCGTGTACCTTATGTATTCGAAGCATCATGGGTATCGCATAGGTATGACAAAGTCATCTCGTTATGATGGTAAAAAGCACGATATTGGCCTGCGTGTCCGAGCCAACCAAGAACGTGCTGATAAAATGTGGGTATTAAAACTCTGTCAGAACCGCGCCGATGCCGAATATTGGGAGGCATTTTTCTCCTATAATTACGGCCTCCCGATGCTTGTTTTTCGGGCAGACGCGAATCGTTCTATGCAAATTACGCAAGACCACATTGATCGTATTTATGCCGACATCCCAACCGCTGAACGCGCAAAAAAACTTATGGCCGACCTAAACATCTTGTTTGAGTATCCCCACTTTGTGCCGCAAGCAACGGTGAGGAGCGGCCGCAAACGAGTGGCGCTGAATCTGGTGCTTTTTGGGGCAAAAGATGGAGGCAGCCGCCTATCCATAAACACAACCAGCGCCGCAGATTTAGCTGTTTTTCGAGAGCGAGGTTATGCGGTGCGTGCCGGAAGGGCGGGGACTTTTCGCAGTGAAATCCACGCCAAAGATTATGGAAAATTGGAAACAATCGGCATGGATATCACGGCAAATGCCCCTGCAATCGAACTCAACCGCTATGCGTATATCTCGGCACATAAGTACCAGTTCATGCCAGCGGCGCAGTTGCATGCAGGTATGCTTGTACCGAGCCTCGCAGGTACAGAGATAATCGATGATGTTATAGTAGCTGTAGAGAAGCTTCCGTATGACGGCCCGGTGTATGACATTGACGTGCGAGGAGTGCACAACTATATAGCGGGTGGAATCGTAGTTCATAATTCGATTTACAGTTGGCGCGGCGCAGACTTTCGCAATATTTTGCGGTTTGAGAAAGACTATAAAGATTGCACGGTCATCAAGTTGGAGCAAAACTACCGCAGCACCGGGCATATACTAAATGCCGCTCATGGTGTCGTGACAAAAAACCAGCAGCGTAGTGACAAGCGGCTCTGGACAGCCGAAGGCGATGGCCGCCACGTCCAGCTTATGCAGGTTATGACGGAGCGAGCCGAAGCTGAAACCATCATGCGTACTATCCGCACGGCCGTGGATATGGGGCTTCGGCAGTACAAAGACTTTGCCGTCCTCTACCGCACGAATGCTCAGAGCCGCACCATAGAAGAAGTGATGGTGCAGTACGGTTTGCCATACCGTGTTGTCGGCGGCGTACGGTTCTATGACCGCAAAGAAATAAAAGACCTCATTGCCTATTTGCGCTTGCTGTATCAGCCAGATGACCGTACTAGCTTTGAGCGGATTGCCAATGTGCCGGGCAGGGGTGTCGGTGCAGTCAGCCTCGGGAACTTCATTGGCTGGATGCTGGCCGAACGGCTAAGCCTGAGTGACGCTTTGAGTCGGGTGGCCGAATGCGACACCGTGACGGGCAAGGCGCGCAAAGGGCTGGTCGAGCTTGCGGACGTGCTTGGTTCGCTGCGAGCGCAGCTAGAAGAACTTCCGCCCGATATTCTGGTCGAGAGCCTTGTAAAGCGGCTGGACTACCTCCGCTACCTCGATGATAAAACGCCGCAAGGCGAAAGCCGGCAGGAAAACGTACGTGAGCTTATAGGGGTGGCGCAAGGCTACCACGAAGAAGGCCTTAGCAGTTTTTTGGAAGAAGTAGCGCTCATTTCAGATCTCGATGCGACAAACCTGGACGATAACGCCGTTACGCTCATGACTTTGCATAGCGCCAAAGGCCTCGAATTCCCAGTGGTATTTATGATTGGACTCGAAGAGTCAATTTTGCCCCATAGCCGCGCCTTGTACGACCAGAGCGAAATGGAGGAAGAGCGCCGCCTTTGTTACGTGGGCATGACGCGTGCCCGCGAGGAGCTATATATGCTGTATGCGACCTCACGCTCGCTATACGGTGGTATGCAGCACAATATTCCCAGCCGCTTTCTTAGTGAAATTGCCGATGACCATGCGGAAGAAACCACCATTATGCCTAGTTTTGGACGAGCCGATTTCACTTCATTTGATGATTTTTCACCCGAAGAACAGATAGGCCAGACAAGCAGTTTCACCCCGGATGAACCGCGCTATATCCCCGAACTCCATGAAGGTGACCACGTTCGGCACGACATATTTGGCACGGGAACGGTAGTAGAGCTCAGCGGC encodes:
- the pyk gene encoding pyruvate kinase, which produces MKRYKRTKIIATVGPATDSYEAIKRLIADGANGLRLNFSHGDHPQKTQHIKWIRKASRELKKPVAIIQDLQGPKIRLGEFDDIITVKKGETLKLGYEADWLETGIIPTQYDLSTKVKRGERLYIFDGKVRTEITSVRSGIVYCEAHNDGILLKRKGINLPDTDFGGDVITEKDKADLAYGSTQDIDYVAMSFIQSAQDIENMRVILKNLGSDVKIIAKLETKLAIDNIKEIMQATDVAMVARGDMAVEVNPEVVPVAQRQIISMGLQYGKPTIVATQMLGSMTESPEPSRAEVSDVATAVYLGADCVMLSDETAMGKYPHEAVKIMKRIINYSQQHGVVRVSFKGQFEKEPTRQLAISRAVIGMATSIHAQAIIAETKTGATVLTIASERPDVPIIAVTDSVRTAQQLAIVYDVKSYVRPVSAHAAQKITDFLLKERVFEKGDIVMLVSGQYPGVVGATDTIKIRQLD
- a CDS encoding phosphoglycerate kinase, whose protein sequence is MSFTKKTIRDIDVAGKKVLVRADYNVPLDEKGQITDDYRLQQSVPTLRYLLEHGAALILCSHLGRPDSKPDPKYSLFPVAKSLGKLLNTEVEFVPDCVGERAKKAAQNLQAGQVLLLENLRFHAEEETNGAEFAKELASLADVFVQDGFGVVHRAHASTEGVTHCLPSAAGLLLEKEVDTITSSMENPKRPLVAVIGGAKIADKIEILQRFLDIADAVVVGGAMANTFLHATGLKVGKSKIEPDDLPLAKEIMHRVSEVKKERDFVFYLPQDGVAAKKLDAAAPTRIVDWSAHVIADIEAYPKRPVHEASQVAEDEMILDIGPFSGAFIAGLLQLSETVVWNGTMGVTETKGLQGPVGPTAHGTELLTEAMLGQFGNRPFSIVGGGDTVGFVQDRGLTASFDHVSTGGGASLELMSGRKLPGVEALENKSE
- a CDS encoding triose-phosphate isomerase — its product is MDKKLLIVGNWKMHLSVHQSSLLVHRLSERIASHRDVEVVIAPSILALQPLSVEIDRRRFRLAAQDAYNKDEGPCTGEVSFAMLGDLVHYAIVGHSWRRLNSGDTLDVVRDKVQAAIRNDISPIICIGETKQERDAGEAKQVIHDQLTTALMNLTSKDIEKIVLTYEPVWAISTADGIIAKPGDAQEMIRFMRDQVRELYGERAARAMHVLYGGSVNEHDVRSYLELPEVDGVLVGAASLNYHQFSEIVKVAHQVQTERK
- a CDS encoding UvrD-helicase domain-containing protein — its product is MQASLLVGLNPEQRRAVVTTEGPLLIQAGAGSGKTKTLTHRIAYLIATHQATPYSILAVTFTNKAAREMRERVWRLMTSIGSRDFQASDMQGATEQRSESYREYGERAAQVATKQIAARGIDEPGSSRSSDASVEVPRSFMPWMGTFHSICVRLLRMDGEYIGIPSSYVIFDETDRLSTIKRICKEQHVDEKSFPPRTISGYISSAKNDMIGPDEYRETVKSPTAEVAAKVYPLYQAALHDAKALDFDDLIWRAVQLLENHKEIRERWQTRFSHIMIDEYQDTNAAQYQLVKYLVNEKRNLAVVGDDWQCFPPGSLVQTPDGMRPIESLQPGETIVASAGQGKTAPAVVDTKREFLFQGELVAIKTARGHDITVTPNHLLFAHWQHIPDSYFVYLMYSKHHGYRIGMTKSSRYDGKKHDIGLRVRANQERADKMWVLKLCQNRADAEYWEAFFSYNYGLPMLVFRADANRSMQITQDHIDRIYADIPTAERAKKLMADLNILFEYPHFVPQATVRSGRKRVALNLVLFGAKDGGSRLSINTTSAADLAVFRERGYAVRAGRAGTFRSEIHAKDYGKLETIGMDITANAPAIELNRYAYISAHKYQFMPAAQLHAGMLVPSLAGTEIIDDVIVAVEKLPYDGPVYDIDVRGVHNYIAGGIVVHNSIYSWRGADFRNILRFEKDYKDCTVIKLEQNYRSTGHILNAAHGVVTKNQQRSDKRLWTAEGDGRHVQLMQVMTERAEAETIMRTIRTAVDMGLRQYKDFAVLYRTNAQSRTIEEVMVQYGLPYRVVGGVRFYDRKEIKDLIAYLRLLYQPDDRTSFERIANVPGRGVGAVSLGNFIGWMLAERLSLSDALSRVAECDTVTGKARKGLVELADVLGSLRAQLEELPPDILVESLVKRLDYLRYLDDKTPQGESRQENVRELIGVAQGYHEEGLSSFLEEVALISDLDATNLDDNAVTLMTLHSAKGLEFPVVFMIGLEESILPHSRALYDQSEMEEERRLCYVGMTRAREELYMLYATSRSLYGGMQHNIPSRFLSEIADDHAEETTIMPSFGRADFTSFDDFSPEEQIGQTSSFTPDEPRYIPELHEGDHVRHDIFGTGTVVELSGDMAAIYFKGKGLKKLNTAFAPLEKL